From the genome of Clostridia bacterium:
ATTTGGGTCAAAATCCAAATTAGCGTTGAATAGACTGAAAAAAGGCTGGACAAAAGAGCAGATATTAAAAAGGACTGGACAGACAGTGGGGGTGAACAATGTTTCATTTTCAGTGCAAGAAGGTGAAATATTCGTAATAATGGGGTTATCCGGCAGCGGCAAATCAACATTGATAAGATGTTTAAACCTCTTAAACAAGCCCACATCAGGTGAAATAATAGTTGATGGACAAAATATTGTGAAGTATAATAAAAGACAGTTAAGAGAATTCAGGCAGAAAAAGATGGCCATGGTATTTCAAAACTTTGGACTTTTTACCCATAGGACTGTCTTAAACAATGTTGAATATGGATTAGAAATAAGAAACATAGAGAAAGAAGAAAGGAAGAAGATTGCCTTTGATGCCCTTGCAGATGTAGGCCTTAAAGGCTGGGAAGATAAGATGCCTGGGGAATTGAGCGGTGGTATGCAGCAGAGAGTAGGGTTGGCTAGAGCCCTTGCAAATGATCCGGACATATTATTGATGGATGAACCCTTTAGTGCCCTAGACCCCCTTATAAGAAGGGAGATGCAATTGGAGCTTTTAGATATACAATCCAAGATGCAAAAGACTATAATATTCATTACCCATGATATAAATGAAGCATTCAAGCTAGGGGATAGGGTAGCTGTTATGAAAGATGGCAAGATAGTGCAGATAGGGACCCCTGAAGATATTCTGGATAATCCTTCTAATGAATATATAGAGGACTTTGTAAGGAATATAGACCGAACAAAGATTATACAGGCAAAAAACGTTATGAAAAAGCCTAATGCATTAGTTTCCTTGAAAGATGGTGTGAAGGTTGCTATAAAGGAAATGGAAGCAAATCATATATCCAGTGTATTTGTAGTGGGCAAGAATAGAGCTCTAGAAGGCATTGTGACCATAGATGATTGTGTTAAGGCTGTAAAAGAAGGCAACTCTTCACTTAAAGATATTCTTAGGAACGATTATTTTACTACCAATGAAGATGTATATATACAGGACCTTATAGAAAAGGCTACAGAAACCAAATATCCCATAGTAGTTATTGACGATGATAACAAATTATTGGGGATAATAGTTCGCACATCTATTCTCTCGGGATTGATTCAAAAGGGCGCATAAAATGAGGTGAATTTATGAACTCGAAACAGAGAAGGGAAGGTATAATAGAGACACTTTCTAACAGCAGTTTACCAATAGCTGGCAATCAACTTGCAGAGAAATTTAACGTCAGCCGACAGGTAATAGTGCAGGATATTGCAATATTGAGAGCAAAGGGGTATGAAATTATAGCTACCCCTCAAGGGTATTTGATTTTTTCTGAAAACAGCCCACAAAGTTTTTCAAGAATAATTGCATCAAATCATGATCGGTCGGGGATAGAAGATGAGCTTACTACTGTAGTAAGCTATGGCGGCAAGGTAGTAAATGTGATTATAGAACATGAGGTATATGGAGAGCTGAGCGGAATGATAATGGTTTCTTCACTAGTTGAAGTAAAAAAATTTGTAAATGATATAAAAACAAAGGATGCAAAGCCCCTTTCTGCTTTGACTGATGGAGTACACCTGCATAAAATAGAAGCTGATAGCCCAAAAACATTGGATTCAATAGAGGCGGCATTGAAGCAAAAAGGATATCTATTATAATTTTTTTTTGCATACAGGTGACAAGACAGGTGTATATGCAGTATAATATGTTTAAATATAAACTTTTGAGGTGAAAGACATGAATAGTAAAAAGACAAGTGATTTTCTTAAAAAGAAAAATATAGAATTTTCTTTTAAGCGTTATGGCATTGATGCCTTAGGGGCTATGGCATTAGGATTGTTTGCATCTCTAATCATAGGACTTATATTAAAACAATTTGGGGAACTGCTTAAGATAAGCTTTCTTGTCGAATTATATGATGTCGCCCAGACAATGATGGGACCTGCAATAGGCGTTGCTATAGCTTTCGGTCTAAAATCGCCCCCTTTGGTTATTTTTTCATCCACCATTACAGGTGCAGCTGGGGCTCAATTGGGTGGCCCGGTAGGTGCTTTTATAGCAGCTGTAATAGGCGCAGAGTTTGGCAAGCTGGTTGCCGGGGAGACCAAGGTAGATATTGTTATAGTTCCTGCGGTGACTATAGTCATGGGAGCGCTGGCTGCAAAGTTTGTGGGACCTGGTGTGGCATATTTCATGGAACAGTTCGGGGAACTGATAAACAAGGCAACATATTTAAAGCCAATACCTATGGGAATAGCAGTTTCAGTGCTAATGGGACTGGCCCTCACGGCGCCTATAAGCAGCGCAGCTATTGCTATAATGTTGGGCATAAGTGGACTTGCTGGAGGAGCAGCTACCGTGGGATGTTGTGCACAGATGATAGGGTTTGCAGCTGCTAGCTATAAGGAAAACGGGATAGGGGGTTTTATAGCCCAGGGGTTAGGAACTTCTATGCTGCAGATTCCAAATATAATGAAAAAACCTATAATATGGCTTCCGCCTACAATAACCAGCGCCATAGTAGGACCTCTTGCCACTACAATCTTTAAAATGGAGAACATTCCTGCAGGAGCAGGCATGGGTACCAGTGGACTTGTAGGTCAGTTTGGCAGTTGGGAGGCCATGAAGGATACAATAGGAATATCTGAATTTTTATTTAAAACCGGACTTTTACACTTTGTTTTGCCAGCAGTATTGACTATTGTGATTTCAGAACTTATGAGAAAAGCAGGATGGATAAAAGATGGGGATATGAAATTAGAATTATAGATAAAAACGCTATCGGCCGAAGGGATATCCCGACGGCCGATTTTTTATATTTAAGGAGGTCAATGAGTAAAAAGATCTTGCTGAAAATAATCGTCAAAAACGTTTTTGTTATTACATTTATTATATTAAATTAAGGTATATTTTTCAATACATTGATGCAAATTCGGCCTTTTATATAAAATAAATATGTAGTATTTGTATATTATTTACA
Proteins encoded in this window:
- a CDS encoding glycine betaine/L-proline ABC transporter ATP-binding protein, translated to MAGKIQVKNLTKIFGSKSKLALNRLKKGWTKEQILKRTGQTVGVNNVSFSVQEGEIFVIMGLSGSGKSTLIRCLNLLNKPTSGEIIVDGQNIVKYNKRQLREFRQKKMAMVFQNFGLFTHRTVLNNVEYGLEIRNIEKEERKKIAFDALADVGLKGWEDKMPGELSGGMQQRVGLARALANDPDILLMDEPFSALDPLIRREMQLELLDIQSKMQKTIIFITHDINEAFKLGDRVAVMKDGKIVQIGTPEDILDNPSNEYIEDFVRNIDRTKIIQAKNVMKKPNALVSLKDGVKVAIKEMEANHISSVFVVGKNRALEGIVTIDDCVKAVKEGNSSLKDILRNDYFTTNEDVYIQDLIEKATETKYPIVVIDDDNKLLGIIVRTSILSGLIQKGA
- a CDS encoding transcription repressor NadR — protein: MNSKQRREGIIETLSNSSLPIAGNQLAEKFNVSRQVIVQDIAILRAKGYEIIATPQGYLIFSENSPQSFSRIIASNHDRSGIEDELTTVVSYGGKVVNVIIEHEVYGELSGMIMVSSLVEVKKFVNDIKTKDAKPLSALTDGVHLHKIEADSPKTLDSIEAALKQKGYLL
- a CDS encoding PTS sugar transporter subunit IIC; the encoded protein is MNSKKTSDFLKKKNIEFSFKRYGIDALGAMALGLFASLIIGLILKQFGELLKISFLVELYDVAQTMMGPAIGVAIAFGLKSPPLVIFSSTITGAAGAQLGGPVGAFIAAVIGAEFGKLVAGETKVDIVIVPAVTIVMGALAAKFVGPGVAYFMEQFGELINKATYLKPIPMGIAVSVLMGLALTAPISSAAIAIMLGISGLAGGAATVGCCAQMIGFAAASYKENGIGGFIAQGLGTSMLQIPNIMKKPIIWLPPTITSAIVGPLATTIFKMENIPAGAGMGTSGLVGQFGSWEAMKDTIGISEFLFKTGLLHFVLPAVLTIVISELMRKAGWIKDGDMKLEL